The proteins below come from a single Candidatus Zixiibacteriota bacterium genomic window:
- a CDS encoding 50S ribosome-binding GTPase, which translates to MPANLTPQYYALEREFKKENDLYEKLRLAKELLAIIPKHKGTDKLQAELKAKISKLKKQIDGGDKKHGARQVDIFTHIEKEGAAQVIMIGPPNSGKSSLLESLTKSSPLIGDYPYTTREPMVGMMVYDTVQFQLIDTPPISEEHLESYLPNLIRQADIVGVVVDVSTVGFENRLKVLLSILEEKGIILTPDVPDKVDDPRFAYKKAFITAHKFLDESGAEGLTTIRQLFPEFIVVPTSILDDDSLENFKAAIFKSLKIIRVYTKRIGHDVDYVDPVILPIGGTVEDAAYNLHKDFAYKLKFAKVWGNNKFEGQRVKNSYVLADKDVIEFHI; encoded by the coding sequence ATGCCCGCAAATCTGACGCCGCAATATTATGCGCTGGAAAGAGAGTTTAAAAAGGAAAATGATCTCTATGAGAAACTGCGTTTAGCTAAAGAATTATTGGCGATTATACCCAAGCATAAAGGAACAGATAAACTTCAAGCAGAACTTAAAGCTAAAATTTCAAAACTAAAAAAGCAGATTGATGGCGGCGATAAAAAACATGGCGCCCGTCAAGTCGATATATTTACTCATATAGAAAAAGAAGGCGCGGCGCAGGTTATAATGATTGGGCCTCCAAACTCAGGGAAATCGAGTTTATTGGAAAGCCTGACCAAATCCAGCCCCTTAATAGGTGATTATCCATATACAACCCGGGAACCGATGGTCGGCATGATGGTTTATGATACGGTTCAGTTCCAGTTAATCGATACTCCGCCTATTTCAGAGGAGCATTTGGAATCGTATCTGCCTAATTTAATCCGTCAAGCCGATATTGTTGGGGTTGTAGTTGATGTTTCCACCGTCGGATTTGAAAATCGCTTGAAGGTTTTACTGTCAATACTTGAGGAAAAAGGGATAATTCTTACTCCTGATGTTCCCGATAAAGTCGATGATCCCCGATTTGCATATAAAAAAGCATTTATAACCGCCCATAAATTTTTGGATGAAAGCGGAGCTGAGGGATTAACAACAATCAGACAACTATTTCCGGAATTTATTGTCGTCCCTACATCCATTCTTGATGATGATTCTCTTGAGAATTTCAAGGCGGCGATTTTTAAAAGTCTGAAGATTATTAGGGTATACACCAAACGTATAGGTCATGATGTTGATTATGTTGATCCTGTTATTCTGCCTATCGGCGGCACGGTCGAGGATGCAGCCTATAATCTTCATAAAGACTTCGCCTATAAATTAAAATTCGCTAAGGTTTGGGGCAATAACAAATTTGAGGGGCAGCGAGTTAAAAACAGTTATGTTCTCGCGGATAAAGATGTTATTGAATTTCATATCTAA
- a CDS encoding PEP-CTERM sorting domain-containing protein produces MRYYLHYCVILFTLFAITANADVAGDKIKNDVNIPYSTDESFQPIEDMNSDFYKDIIFNRLEGNEISYINKFDVSSGINFHDIDNDNNKSNSTSDRGLIKDYSTCVKPPAPVPEPATLILLAAGLISAGIASRKKRQP; encoded by the coding sequence ATGAGATACTATTTACATTATTGTGTAATACTTTTCACACTATTTGCCATAACGGCTAATGCTGATGTTGCAGGTGATAAAATTAAAAATGATGTTAATATCCCCTATTCAACAGATGAAAGCTTTCAACCGATTGAGGATATGAATTCGGATTTTTATAAGGATATCATATTTAATAGGCTTGAGGGTAACGAAATATCCTATATTAACAAATTTGATGTATCCAGCGGTATTAACTTTCACGATATTGATAATGACAACAATAAAAGTAATTCAACCAGCGATCGGGGTCTAATTAAGGACTATTCAACCTGTGTTAAGCCGCCAGCGCCAGTTCCCGAACCAGCTACTTTAATTTTATTAGCCGCCGGCCTAATTAGCGCAGGTATAGCATCACGCAAAAAAAGACAGCCTTAG